One genomic region from Sphingomonas paeninsulae encodes:
- a CDS encoding S41 family peptidase: MPKFPLRAFLTVFAIALVPVTTAAVAAVDVNVYRSLDTFIAVFERIRADYVDKVDDQKLIKGAIDGMLASLDPHSSYLDARDFEQMRTQTDGNYGGLGLTVSMEDGAVKVIAPTEDSPAWRAGIKAGDFITHLNGTLIFGGTLDEAVDQMRGQPGTTVKLTIVRAGRDKPFDVTITREIIELKPVKWEVRGQVGYININAFSKDTGVAVHAALTGIDKMLGHQPLGYVVDLRSNPGGLLDEAVSVSDDFLDHGEIVSQRGRDRRDIERYFAKPGDFAHGLPIVVLVDAGSASAAEIVAGALQDQHRALVMGERTFGKGSVQTLLPLSDSTALRLTTARYFTPSGRSVQEGGIEPDLIVPQLSDPDYKTRPRFREADLRRHLINEAKVDNSVLEEDQKTDPRFVGTPESLKAKGITDFQLSYALDTIARLAKAPPAQATTRK, translated from the coding sequence ATGCCGAAGTTCCCCCTGCGTGCGTTCCTGACCGTTTTCGCCATCGCGCTCGTTCCAGTGACAACAGCGGCTGTCGCGGCGGTCGATGTCAATGTTTACCGTAGCCTCGATACTTTCATCGCTGTGTTCGAACGCATTCGCGCCGACTACGTCGACAAGGTTGACGATCAAAAACTGATCAAAGGCGCGATCGACGGGATGCTAGCCAGCCTCGATCCGCATAGTTCGTACCTCGACGCCCGCGATTTCGAACAGATGCGGACGCAGACCGACGGCAATTACGGCGGTCTCGGCCTGACGGTCTCGATGGAAGACGGCGCAGTCAAGGTCATAGCGCCGACCGAGGATTCGCCCGCATGGCGCGCCGGGATCAAGGCTGGCGACTTCATCACACACCTGAACGGCACGCTGATTTTCGGTGGCACGCTGGATGAGGCGGTAGATCAGATGCGTGGCCAGCCTGGCACAACGGTTAAGCTGACCATCGTTCGCGCCGGTCGCGACAAGCCCTTCGATGTCACTATTACGCGTGAGATCATCGAACTGAAGCCGGTGAAATGGGAAGTCCGCGGCCAGGTCGGCTACATCAACATTAATGCGTTTTCGAAGGACACGGGCGTTGCCGTTCACGCGGCGCTTACCGGCATCGACAAGATGCTTGGCCACCAGCCGCTTGGCTATGTCGTCGATCTCCGCTCGAATCCCGGCGGCTTGCTCGACGAAGCAGTTTCGGTCAGCGACGACTTCCTCGACCATGGCGAAATTGTTTCCCAGCGCGGTCGCGACCGACGCGATATCGAACGTTATTTCGCCAAACCCGGCGACTTTGCCCACGGACTGCCAATCGTTGTGCTGGTCGATGCAGGCTCCGCTTCGGCAGCCGAAATCGTGGCCGGCGCGCTTCAGGATCAACACCGCGCGCTGGTCATGGGCGAGCGCACCTTTGGCAAGGGTTCGGTCCAGACATTGCTGCCGCTCAGCGATTCGACCGCGCTGCGCCTGACGACGGCGCGCTATTTCACGCCTTCGGGGCGTTCGGTTCAGGAGGGTGGCATCGAACCCGATCTGATCGTGCCGCAGTTGAGCGATCCCGATTACAAGACGCGGCCGCGTTTCCGCGAAGCTGACCTCCGTCGACACCTCATCAACGAGGCAAAGGTCGATAACAGCGTGCTCGAAGAAGACCAGAAAACTGACCCACGCTTCGTCGGGACACCCGAATCACTGAAGGCAAAGGGCATCACCGACTTCCAGTTGAGCTACGCGC
- a CDS encoding murein hydrolase activator EnvC family protein, with translation MATLAASAALGQSLNDERRAFSDARAKASAAQQRSQRLEMSAAAARNQAEQARSRSAAVAARVQGAEADIDAAEARIAIIERLRRDQRARLAIQQGPMIRLMAALQALARRPAALTLVQPGSLDDLVHVRALLSAIVPVVEARTAGLRAEVARGRDLRNQADRALALFAQSQQALVTQRNTLAALALERRRASDALSGSAIVEQDRALAMGEEARDIGELMTRIGASAEVRSTLETLPGPTLRPIKPGEARALPAATSANATGGQAPYRLPVIGQVITGLGEVSATGIRARGLTIATRPGAQVVAPTGGRIAFAGPYRGYGNIVIVDHGRGWTTLITSLAALDVRVGDAVDQGSPIGKAGASRPTITVELRKMGQPIDIARLIG, from the coding sequence TTGGCGACGCTTGCAGCGTCGGCTGCGCTGGGACAGTCGCTGAATGACGAACGCCGCGCTTTTTCTGATGCCCGCGCCAAGGCAAGTGCCGCTCAGCAACGTTCGCAGCGGCTCGAAATGTCAGCCGCCGCCGCTCGCAATCAAGCCGAGCAGGCCCGGTCGCGCTCTGCTGCCGTCGCTGCTCGGGTGCAGGGTGCAGAGGCGGATATCGATGCTGCCGAAGCACGGATTGCCATTATCGAACGATTGCGTCGTGATCAGCGTGCGCGACTGGCCATCCAACAGGGTCCAATGATTCGCCTTATGGCGGCGTTACAGGCGCTGGCCCGCCGCCCCGCCGCGCTTACTCTCGTTCAGCCCGGATCGCTCGACGATCTCGTCCATGTTCGCGCCCTGTTGTCCGCGATCGTTCCCGTGGTCGAGGCACGTACGGCGGGTCTTCGCGCCGAAGTTGCCCGTGGTCGTGATCTTCGGAATCAGGCGGATCGTGCGCTCGCCCTGTTTGCGCAAAGCCAGCAGGCGCTTGTTACACAGCGCAACACACTCGCGGCGTTGGCGCTGGAACGGCGCCGTGCATCGGATGCCCTGTCAGGCAGCGCCATCGTTGAACAGGATCGCGCGCTGGCGATGGGCGAGGAAGCGCGCGATATCGGCGAACTAATGACCCGGATCGGCGCGTCGGCTGAAGTACGCTCGACACTGGAGACGTTACCCGGCCCGACGCTACGCCCGATTAAGCCCGGAGAGGCGCGCGCGCTTCCAGCCGCAACGTCCGCCAACGCAACCGGCGGACAGGCACCCTATCGGCTCCCTGTGATCGGTCAGGTCATTACCGGGCTTGGCGAGGTATCTGCCACCGGCATCCGCGCGCGCGGCCTCACGATCGCCACGCGACCCGGCGCTCAGGTCGTTGCGCCCACAGGTGGCCGGATCGCATTTGCAGGCCCTTATCGCGGCTATGGCAATATCGTGATCGTCGATCATGGCCGGGGCTGGACCACGTTAATAACCAGCCTCGCCGCGCTCGACGTCCGGGTCGGAGATGCTGTTGATCAGGGTTCGCCAATCGGCAAGGCGGGTGCCTCTCGCCCGACGATTACGGTCGAATTACGAAAAATGGGTCAGCCCATCGATATCGCACGCCTCATCGGCTGA
- the purD gene encoding phosphoribosylamine--glycine ligase codes for MNILLIGSGGREHALAWKLAQSPLTDSLFAAPGNPGIAEHAELVVLDAGDHAAVVAFCKAKTIGLVVIGPEGPLVDGLADSLRAADVPAFGPGKLAAQLEGSKGFTKDLCALHNIPTAAFSRHDNAASARVSVGAFGYPVVIKADGLAAGKGVVIAENETEALAAIDAMFDGAHGIAGTEIVIEEFLTGEEASLFALTDGTTVVAFGSAQDHKRVGEGDIGPNTGGMGAYSPASVLTPALEAEAMRQIIEPTVTAMREAGMPFVGVLYAGLMLTPDGPKLIEYNARFGDPETQVLMPRFEGDLTALLLAVATGSLATAPSLLFCEKAALTVVIAARGYPGVPEKGGKIDGLAQAGKRGSVVFHAGTSASEAGLIATGGRVLAVTALGLNVTDAKRSAYTAIDCIDFPTGFYRRDIGWREVQRELAAT; via the coding sequence ATGAATATCCTGCTGATCGGTAGCGGCGGCCGCGAACACGCGCTTGCATGGAAGCTCGCGCAGTCGCCCCTGACAGATAGCCTGTTCGCCGCGCCGGGCAATCCCGGCATTGCCGAACACGCCGAACTGGTGGTGCTGGACGCTGGCGATCACGCCGCTGTTGTCGCGTTCTGCAAGGCCAAAACTATCGGGCTTGTCGTAATCGGCCCTGAAGGACCGTTGGTTGACGGCCTTGCCGACAGTTTGCGCGCCGCCGATGTTCCGGCCTTCGGTCCAGGCAAACTGGCCGCACAACTGGAGGGGTCAAAGGGTTTTACCAAAGACCTTTGCGCGCTCCACAACATTCCCACCGCCGCGTTCAGTCGCCACGATAACGCTGCGAGCGCGCGCGTGTCCGTCGGCGCGTTCGGCTATCCAGTCGTCATCAAGGCAGACGGGCTTGCAGCGGGCAAAGGCGTCGTCATCGCTGAGAACGAGACCGAGGCACTGGCTGCAATCGATGCGATGTTCGACGGGGCGCACGGCATAGCGGGCACCGAAATCGTCATTGAGGAATTCCTGACCGGCGAAGAAGCCAGCTTGTTCGCGTTGACAGACGGAACCACCGTCGTTGCCTTCGGATCGGCGCAGGATCACAAACGTGTTGGCGAAGGCGATATCGGTCCGAATACGGGCGGCATGGGTGCATACAGTCCCGCCAGCGTGTTGACTCCGGCGCTGGAAGCCGAGGCAATGCGCCAAATTATCGAGCCGACGGTTACAGCGATGCGCGAGGCCGGAATGCCATTTGTCGGCGTGTTATATGCCGGACTGATGCTGACCCCGGACGGCCCAAAGCTCATCGAATATAATGCGCGGTTCGGTGATCCAGAAACACAGGTGCTTATGCCCCGTTTCGAAGGCGATTTGACAGCCTTGTTGCTCGCGGTGGCAACCGGTTCGCTTGCCACTGCGCCTTCCCTGCTCTTTTGTGAGAAAGCCGCACTTACCGTCGTAATAGCGGCGCGCGGATATCCCGGTGTGCCAGAAAAGGGCGGCAAGATTGATGGACTTGCACAGGCGGGCAAGCGGGGCTCGGTCGTCTTTCACGCAGGGACCAGCGCAAGCGAAGCGGGTTTAATCGCAACCGGCGGCCGTGTGCTGGCTGTTACCGCTTTGGGTCTCAATGTTACGGATGCAAAACGATCGGCTTATACTGCGATCGACTGTATAGATTTTCCGACAGGGTTTTATCGTAGAGATATCGGGTGGCGGGAAGTGCAACGCGAACTGGCGGCAACTTGA
- the xseA gene encoding exodeoxyribonuclease VII large subunit, giving the protein MDDLIDFEGRLLAESAPGDNAAPLTVSELSSRLKRHVEDGFGRVRIRGEISGWKRVASGHCYLALKDDKAVIDGVMWKATASALAFAPEDGADVIATGKLTIYPGRSKYQIVIERLELAGAGAMLALLEKLKAKLAAEGLFDASRKKPLPYLPRTIGVVTSPTGAVIRDILHRLSDRFPVRVIVWPVIVQGNGAAQAVARAIDGFSTMQGVDRPDLVIVARGGGSVEDLWAFNEEVAVRAVAACSIPIISAVGHETDTSLCDFAADVRAPTPTAAAEMAVPVRGDLLAAVQELASRTLRCAHRYHDHGGERLRALAARLPKQDSLLGPQRQRTDDLSGRLRRGLGHRLTEARGDVARASGALRPALLQARLGRSQERLASVRLERRLVDRPIAQAREQLDRLWRVAQSLHPDKPLERGYARVEKRGGGVVASASAAQAAGALTLHFQDGPVDARVERAARPAYDKPQQDSLF; this is encoded by the coding sequence ATGGACGACCTCATTGATTTCGAAGGGCGGCTGTTAGCCGAGAGCGCGCCGGGCGACAACGCAGCACCGCTTACGGTGTCCGAACTATCGTCGCGGCTGAAGCGCCATGTCGAAGATGGGTTTGGCCGGGTTCGTATCCGTGGCGAGATTTCGGGGTGGAAGCGGGTAGCTTCCGGGCACTGCTACCTTGCGCTGAAGGACGACAAGGCAGTCATCGACGGCGTAATGTGGAAGGCGACAGCATCGGCGCTGGCCTTTGCGCCCGAGGATGGTGCGGACGTTATCGCGACGGGCAAGCTGACGATCTATCCGGGGCGGTCAAAATATCAGATCGTAATCGAACGGCTGGAACTGGCGGGTGCTGGCGCGATGCTGGCTTTGCTTGAAAAGTTGAAGGCAAAGCTGGCGGCCGAGGGGCTGTTCGACGCTTCCCGCAAGAAACCGCTGCCTTATCTGCCGCGCACGATCGGGGTGGTGACGTCTCCAACAGGCGCGGTGATTCGTGACATATTGCACCGCCTGTCAGATCGATTCCCGGTGCGGGTCATCGTCTGGCCGGTAATCGTGCAGGGTAATGGTGCTGCTCAAGCAGTGGCGCGAGCTATCGATGGGTTTTCCACGATGCAGGGTGTGGACCGGCCCGATCTGGTGATCGTCGCGCGCGGCGGCGGTTCGGTTGAGGACCTTTGGGCGTTCAACGAGGAGGTTGCCGTTCGTGCGGTGGCGGCGTGTTCGATCCCGATTATATCGGCCGTCGGGCATGAGACCGACACCAGCCTGTGCGATTTCGCCGCCGATGTGCGCGCGCCGACGCCTACGGCTGCGGCCGAAATGGCGGTGCCGGTGCGCGGCGATCTGCTGGCGGCAGTTCAGGAATTGGCGAGTCGGACCCTGCGTTGCGCCCATCGCTATCACGATCATGGTGGGGAGCGTCTGCGTGCGTTGGCGGCGAGACTCCCGAAACAGGATAGTTTGCTCGGGCCACAACGCCAACGAACCGACGATTTGAGCGGCCGTTTGCGGCGTGGGCTAGGCCATCGACTGACCGAGGCACGCGGCGATGTGGCCCGGGCGAGCGGCGCTTTGCGCCCCGCGCTGTTACAGGCGCGACTCGGTCGATCGCAGGAGCGACTGGCGAGTGTGCGGCTCGAAAGGCGGCTCGTGGACCGACCAATCGCACAGGCTCGCGAACAACTCGACCGGTTGTGGCGCGTTGCTCAGTCGCTGCACCCGGATAAGCCGCTCGAGCGCGGTTACGCCAGGGTTGAAAAGCGCGGTGGTGGCGTGGTGGCGAGTGCCAGCGCGGCGCAGGCTGCGGGCGCACTAACGCTGCACTTCCAAGATGGCCCTGTGGACGCGCGGGTTGAGAGAGCGGCGCGACCAGCTTATGATAAACCTCAACAGGACAGTTTGTTCTAA
- a CDS encoding DUF2093 domain-containing protein: protein MLMSPGGRAAKLHYMANGFRLLAQGDHVVCAVSGEHIPLEELRYWSVAKQEPYASAEISTKAMLGK from the coding sequence ATGCTCATGTCCCCCGGCGGCCGCGCGGCGAAACTCCACTACATGGCCAATGGCTTTCGGTTGTTGGCGCAAGGCGATCACGTCGTTTGCGCGGTGAGCGGCGAGCATATTCCGCTTGAGGAACTGCGTTACTGGAGCGTCGCGAAGCAAGAGCCTTATGCTTCGGCTGAGATTTCTACAAAGGCCATGCTCGGCAAATGA
- a CDS encoding M23 family metallopeptidase: MKLAHRWAALTILALPGTGFAAPPTTLSFTPASIGAFRLDRVAQQGGVALGTVPTGTIRLVKDGAEVEIAPDGRFIIAFGRDHTTVAILSATLRDGRSVTERLNVASRAWRIESLPTLPHHSQPDAEFEARRPAELAQIEAARRVVSDSQGWRQSFIWPARGRISGGFGSQRIYAGQPGAPHSGVDVAGGLGAPVLAPADGVVILAAASAFTLEGNLLMVDHGMGLNSAFLHLSRIDVKVGDHVHQGQQIGAIGQTGRATGPHLHWGMKWHDERIDPARIVSLTRP; encoded by the coding sequence ATGAAGCTGGCCCATCGCTGGGCAGCGCTGACGATCCTCGCGCTGCCGGGGACTGGCTTCGCCGCACCACCGACCACCTTGTCGTTCACGCCCGCCTCGATCGGTGCGTTCCGGCTGGACCGTGTTGCGCAACAGGGCGGAGTCGCGCTGGGTACTGTGCCGACAGGCACCATCCGTCTGGTTAAGGATGGCGCGGAAGTGGAAATTGCTCCCGATGGGCGATTTATCATTGCCTTCGGGCGCGATCACACGACGGTTGCCATCTTGAGTGCAACATTGCGTGATGGTCGGTCGGTTACAGAGCGGCTCAACGTGGCATCGCGCGCGTGGCGAATTGAAAGCTTGCCGACGCTGCCGCATCACAGCCAGCCCGATGCCGAGTTCGAGGCGCGCCGGCCCGCTGAACTGGCGCAGATTGAAGCGGCGCGCCGGGTTGTCAGTGACAGTCAGGGTTGGCGGCAATCGTTTATATGGCCCGCGCGGGGGCGGATAAGCGGTGGTTTTGGATCACAGCGCATTTACGCAGGCCAACCCGGCGCGCCGCATAGCGGCGTCGATGTCGCGGGCGGACTGGGAGCCCCCGTGCTGGCTCCAGCCGACGGGGTCGTGATTCTGGCGGCGGCAAGCGCCTTCACGCTAGAGGGCAATTTGTTGATGGTCGATCATGGCATGGGCCTGAACAGCGCATTCCTCCATCTGTCGCGTATCGATGTAAAGGTTGGCGACCACGTCCATCAGGGCCAGCAGATTGGCGCGATCGGCCAGACAGGCCGCGCCACAGGGCCACATCTCCACTGGGGGATGAAATGGCATGATGAGCGGATCGATCCCGCGCGCATTGTGAGCCTGACGCGGCCCTAA